The genomic stretch TTCTACCCCATACCAATCGCATAGGGCATCGGTGCAACACCAATGGGTAACCGGAAAATCCCTGCGTTTCTCTAAAGTTACCGGGTGTACAAACACATCGGCTTCAACGGTGTAACTTGCGTCATTGCTCACCTGCAAGATGACACTAATCCGATGAAGACCCAAGGGACAGTCTTCGGGGCTCTTTAAGGAAATCCAGAAGGATTCGGTTTCATTACGGGCTAAGGTGGTCTCCACCTCAAAAAACAATGGATCGGGAATGAATCCCGGCACATATCCTAGGGCATCAATATCATCATCCCTATGCCCGGTGCTAATGTGTGCACAGGGTACGTACCCCACACGCCGCACCCCCACATCAAAGACATCAGAGTTCACTACTACATTTACTGCGAGGCTCTCTTCTGTGGAGTTTCTTACACATACTTGAAAGGAAGCCTTATCCCGGCGTCCAAGATCCAGTCGTAGATAACGGTTTGTCCTAGGTCTTGATCTTTTAAACACCCGCTCCATGGAACTAGCTATCCAGTAGCTAATCATGCATGCCACCCCCCAAAAATTACCCCGAGTGCTATGCTTGTTCTTGCACAGTCACTTGGGGCTCCTCTCCCCAGGCCACATGATATCGCCACAGGTGCCGGTAAATAATCTGTTGGGCCCGGGCAAAACCATGTGCAGCCAAAGCGTTCCGGATACCCCAATGTTCTTCGATAAACAGACGACGCTGACCGGATGTCGCGTTGATTTGGTTTCGGGGATGACTGAAGAAGTCTTCAATCACCTTGGCCAGCTCCAAAATTATATCATTACCAGCAAGCTCCATTAACGTTCGGTGGTACTGCATGTCCAGTTGTGTAAACCTAGGCGCGGCAAAAATAGCATGATCCATCTCCTGTAGGATCTGATCAAGTCGTTCTAAGCCCTCGGATGTTAGCCGAGCACTAATCAACGGTACCGCACCGGTCTCTAGTACCAGTCGTGCCTCCCAAAGGGAGCTTTGGGGCTCAGAGACAAAACGCAACCCATAGGCAAGCTGCTCCATCAGGTCACTGACCAAAGGCGCTTGCACCACAACTCCGTGCCGTTGCCTAATCACTACCACACCTAGGGATTGGAGTAAGCGAAGGGCTTCCCGGACCGAGGGACGACTCACACCAAACATCTTTACTAACTCATGTTCCGTAGGCAGTTTGTCCCCGGGTTGTAATCCCCATTCGTTAATATAGACTTTGAGCCTGTCTGCAATCTGTTGATACAACGAGCGTTTGCACTGTGTATTAAGTTGAAACAGCTCACCCTGGCGTCCATCTAGTTCGAAGGCTTCACCTATCCCCATTGGATATCACCCTTGTTGTCTTGCAGTACGTAAATCAAGTACGGCTCTTTGTTCCCTGATCTTAAACGGCAAGGCTGTCTTGGACAGCCTTGCCACTGTTATTAGTCCTGGAGCAAAAGTTCAATCTGCCTAGCCACTTCCGCCTTCCTGTTTAGGAACGCCT from Limnochordia bacterium encodes the following:
- a CDS encoding FadR family transcriptional regulator, translating into MGIGEAFELDGRQGELFQLNTQCKRSLYQQIADRLKVYINEWGLQPGDKLPTEHELVKMFGVSRPSVREALRLLQSLGVVVIRQRHGVVVQAPLVSDLMEQLAYGLRFVSEPQSSLWEARLVLETGAVPLISARLTSEGLERLDQILQEMDHAIFAAPRFTQLDMQYHRTLMELAGNDIILELAKVIEDFFSHPRNQINATSGQRRLFIEEHWGIRNALAAHGFARAQQIIYRHLWRYHVAWGEEPQVTVQEQA